One genomic segment of Ipomoea triloba cultivar NCNSP0323 chromosome 9, ASM357664v1 includes these proteins:
- the LOC116030193 gene encoding uncharacterized protein LOC116030193 isoform X3 yields MIPVYLTGCNCSYLWLWRGEFALLPTWVQDPHGARDEVLRIAGRLGISITVGLAYQHKVTRSDLKDDLRDVDGDVSVYLGAAPIVECLERYRPNLVITSRVADAALFLAPMVYELGWNWDETMLLAQGSLASHLLECGCQLTGGYYMHPGDKHRNMSFQDLLDLSLPYVEVKYDGSVCVAKAESSGGVLNFSTCAEQLLYEVGDPGRYITPDVIVDFQDVVFQSLSKDRVLCTGAKPHVEAVPDKLLLLASKEKGWKGWGEISYGGYECVKRAEAAEFLVRSWMEEVYPGVNKHIISYIIGLDSLKAISMDNNLARNCEDIRLRMDGLFEEEEIAIQFTKEFTALYTNGPAGGGGVSTGCKKEIILEKGLVRREDVEWCITAKGMTSNAETASASSLQTVMLTSDNHESISQPVSREDTKSDFRDPLAPKCNCSPAPSGTKLPLYDIAHSRAGDKGNDLNFSIIPHFPPDIERLKAVITPDWVKEAVSSLLNPTSFLTSNDIERRDKWMSENVKVEIYQVRGIHSLNVVVRNILDGGVNCSRRIDRHGKTISDVILCQHVILPP; encoded by the exons ATGATCCCCGTA TATCTGACTGGATGCAATTGCTCTTACCTTTGGCTATGGAGAGGGGAGTTTGCATTATTACCAACATGGGTGcaa GATCCACATGGTGCTCGTGATGAGGTTTTAAGAATCGCAGGCAGATTGGGTATCAGTATTACAGTTGGTCTGGCCTATCAGCATAAAGTCACTAGATCAG ATTTGAAGGATGACCTGAGAGATGTTGATGGT GATGTTAGTGTGTATCTGGGAGCAGCTCCCATTGTTGAATGCCTTGAGAGATATAGACCAAATCTTGTTATTACTTCTCGAGTAGCAGATGCCGCCTTGTTCTTGGCTCCAATG GTATATGAATTGGGTTGGAATTGGGATGAAACAATGCTGTTAGCCCAAGGTTCACTGGCTAGCCACCTGCTAGAGTGTGGTTGTCAGCTCACAGGAGGGTATTATATGCACCCAG GAGACAAACACCGAAACATGTCCTTCCAAGATCTCCTAGATTTGTCTCTCCCATATGTGGAAGTTAAATATGATGGGTCAGTATGTGTGGCAAAGGCAGAAAGTAGCGGTGGGGTTTTAAACTTTAGCACTTGTGCCGAGCAACTTCTGTATGAGGTTGGGGATCCTGGAAGATACATTACCCCAGATGTT ATTGTAGATTTCCAAGATGTTGTATTTCAATCATTGTCAAAGGATAGGGTCCTCTGCACTGGAGCAAAACCACATGTAGAAGCAGTACCTGATAAGTTGTTACTGCTGGCTTCAAAG GAAAAGGGGTGGAAAGGTTGGGGAGAGATATCCTATGGGGGTTATGAGTGTGTAAAACGTGCTGAAGCTGCCGAGTTCTTG GTAAGGTCATGGATGGAAGAAGTTTATCCCGGTGTCAACAAACATATAATTTCCTACATAATAGGTCTGGATAGCCTAAAAGCAATCAGCATGGACAATAACTTGGCAAGAAATTGTGAAGATATTAGGCTTAGGATGGATGGCCTAtttgaggaagaagaaataGCTATCCAGTTTACCAAAGAATTCACAGCTTTGTACACAAATGGCCCAGCTGGTGGTGGAGGTGTCAG TACCGGGTGCAAGAAAGAGATTATACTGGAGAAAGGATTG GTGAGACGTGAAGATGTTGAATGGTGTATCACGGCAAAGGGTATGACCTCAAACGCAGAGACTGCGAGTGCCAGCAGCCTCCAGACAGTGATGCTTACCAGTGATAACCACGAATCGATATCTCAACCAGTCTCTAGAGAAGACACCAAAAGTGATTTTAGAGATCCCCTAGCACCAAAGTGTAATTGCTCTCCAGCTCCATCTGGGACAAAGCTTCCCCTCTATGATATAGCACACAGCAGGGCTGGTGACAAGGGGAATGACCTCAACTTCTCCATTATCCCACATTTTCCACCAGATATCGAAAGGCTAAAGGCAGTTATAACCCCAGACTGGGTAAAGGAAGCTGTTTCTTCACTTCTAAACCCCACTTCATTTCTGACTTCAAATGATATTGAAAGAAGAGATAAATGGATGAGTGAGAATGTGAAGGTGGAGATCTATCAAGTCAGGGGTATCCATTCTTTAAACGTTGTGGTTCGCAACATCCTAGATGGTGGCGTGAACTGCTCGCGAAGAATTGATAGGCATGGAAAGACCATATCAGATGTCATATTGTGCCAACATGTCATTTTGCCTCCATGA
- the LOC116030549 gene encoding LIM domain-containing protein PLIM2c-like, whose translation MAFTGTLDKCKACDKTVYFVDLLSADGATFHKSCFKCSHCKGTLVMSNYSSMDGVLYCKTHFEQLFKESGNFSKNFQTSSSRENSLTKSSNKYSSMFSGTQDKCPACSKTVYPLEKVTMEGESYHKSCFKCSHGGCALTHATYAALNGVLYCKHHFTQLFMEKGNYQHVLKAGQKKNQAAPADSDAEPESEGEEAPPAPQPEEDHEKAAEE comes from the exons atggcATTCACAGGAACCTTGGATAAATGCAAGGCTTGTGACAAGACCGTTTACTTCGTTGATTTGTTATCTGCAGATGGAGCAACATTCCATAAATCATGCTTCAAATGCAGCCACTGCAAAGGCACCCTTGTG ATGAGTAACTACTCCTCAATGGATGGAGTCCTGTACTGCAAAACTCATTTTGAGCAACTCTTCAAGGAGTCTGGAAATTTTAGCAAAAACTTTCAGACTT CTAGCAGCAGGGAGAACTCACTG ACTAAGTCTTCAAACAAATATTCTTCCATGTTCTCTGGAACTCAAGACAAATGTCCCGCCTGCAGCAAAACTGTGTATCCACTTGAAAAG GTGACTATGGAGGGAGAGTCATACCACAAGTCATGTTTCAAGTGTTCTCATGGAGGTTGTGCCCTGACACATGCTACATATGCAGCCCTTAATGGTGTCCTCTACTGCAAGCACCATTTCACTCAGCTGTTCATGGAGAAGGGAAATTATCAGCATGTCCTCAAGGCTGGTCAGAAGAAGAATCAAGCGGCTCCTGCTGATTCTGATGCAGAACCAGAATCAGAGGGGGAGGAAGCCCCCCCTGCACCCCAACCTGAGGAGGACCATGAAAAGGCAGcagaagaataa
- the LOC116030193 gene encoding uncharacterized protein LOC116030193 isoform X2 produces MEAQSSTGFIESGDCGMPEIHDCVVRLRVNPRRRKDKVLIGCGAGFGGDRPFAALKLLQKVKELDYLVLECLAERTLAERYQSIKSGGKGYDPRISDWMQLLLPLAMERGVCIITNMGAKDPHGARDEVLRIAGRLGISITVGLAYQHKVTRSDLKDDLRDVDGDVSVYLGAAPIVECLERYRPNLVITSRVADAALFLAPMVYELGWNWDETMLLAQGSLASHLLECGCQLTGGYYMHPGDKHRNMSFQDLLDLSLPYVEVKYDGSVCVAKAESSGGVLNFSTCAEQLLYEVGDPGRYITPDVIVDFQDVVFQSLSKDRVLCTGAKPHVEAVPDKLLLLASKEKGWKGWGEISYGGYECVKRAEAAEFLVRSWMEEVYPGVNKHIISYIIGLDSLKAISMDNNLARNCEDIRLRMDGLFEEEEIAIQFTKEFTALYTNGPAGGGGVSTGCKKEIILEKGLVRREDVEWCITAKGMTSNAETASASSLQTVMLTSDNHESISQPVSREDTKSDFRDPLAPKCNCSPAPSGTKLPLYDIAHSRAGDKGNDLNFSIIPHFPPDIERLKAVITPDWVKEAVSSLLNPTSFLTSNDIERRDKWMSENVKVEIYQVRGIHSLNVVVRNILDGGVNCSRRIDRHGKTISDVILCQHVILPP; encoded by the exons ATGGAAGCTCAGAGCTCAACC GGTTTCATAGAAAGCGGAGATTGTGGTATGCCAGAGATTCATGACTGTGTTGTCAGGCTG AGGGTGAACCCTCGAAGGCGAAAAGATAAAGTTTTAATTGGTTGTGGTGCTGGTTTTGGAGGTGATCGACCATTTGCAGCTCTAAAGTTGCTTCAGAAGGTCAAGGAATTAGACTATCTAGTATTGGAGTGTTTGGCAGAACGTACCCTTGCTGAACGCTATCAGTCAATAAAATCTGGTGGCAAGGGCTATGATCCCCGTA TATCTGACTGGATGCAATTGCTCTTACCTTTGGCTATGGAGAGGGGAGTTTGCATTATTACCAACATGGGTGcaa AGGATCCACATGGTGCTCGTGATGAGGTTTTAAGAATCGCAGGCAGATTGGGTATCAGTATTACAGTTGGTCTGGCCTATCAGCATAAAGTCACTAGATCAG ATTTGAAGGATGACCTGAGAGATGTTGATGGT GATGTTAGTGTGTATCTGGGAGCAGCTCCCATTGTTGAATGCCTTGAGAGATATAGACCAAATCTTGTTATTACTTCTCGAGTAGCAGATGCCGCCTTGTTCTTGGCTCCAATG GTATATGAATTGGGTTGGAATTGGGATGAAACAATGCTGTTAGCCCAAGGTTCACTGGCTAGCCACCTGCTAGAGTGTGGTTGTCAGCTCACAGGAGGGTATTATATGCACCCAG GAGACAAACACCGAAACATGTCCTTCCAAGATCTCCTAGATTTGTCTCTCCCATATGTGGAAGTTAAATATGATGGGTCAGTATGTGTGGCAAAGGCAGAAAGTAGCGGTGGGGTTTTAAACTTTAGCACTTGTGCCGAGCAACTTCTGTATGAGGTTGGGGATCCTGGAAGATACATTACCCCAGATGTT ATTGTAGATTTCCAAGATGTTGTATTTCAATCATTGTCAAAGGATAGGGTCCTCTGCACTGGAGCAAAACCACATGTAGAAGCAGTACCTGATAAGTTGTTACTGCTGGCTTCAAAG GAAAAGGGGTGGAAAGGTTGGGGAGAGATATCCTATGGGGGTTATGAGTGTGTAAAACGTGCTGAAGCTGCCGAGTTCTTG GTAAGGTCATGGATGGAAGAAGTTTATCCCGGTGTCAACAAACATATAATTTCCTACATAATAGGTCTGGATAGCCTAAAAGCAATCAGCATGGACAATAACTTGGCAAGAAATTGTGAAGATATTAGGCTTAGGATGGATGGCCTAtttgaggaagaagaaataGCTATCCAGTTTACCAAAGAATTCACAGCTTTGTACACAAATGGCCCAGCTGGTGGTGGAGGTGTCAG TACCGGGTGCAAGAAAGAGATTATACTGGAGAAAGGATTG GTGAGACGTGAAGATGTTGAATGGTGTATCACGGCAAAGGGTATGACCTCAAACGCAGAGACTGCGAGTGCCAGCAGCCTCCAGACAGTGATGCTTACCAGTGATAACCACGAATCGATATCTCAACCAGTCTCTAGAGAAGACACCAAAAGTGATTTTAGAGATCCCCTAGCACCAAAGTGTAATTGCTCTCCAGCTCCATCTGGGACAAAGCTTCCCCTCTATGATATAGCACACAGCAGGGCTGGTGACAAGGGGAATGACCTCAACTTCTCCATTATCCCACATTTTCCACCAGATATCGAAAGGCTAAAGGCAGTTATAACCCCAGACTGGGTAAAGGAAGCTGTTTCTTCACTTCTAAACCCCACTTCATTTCTGACTTCAAATGATATTGAAAGAAGAGATAAATGGATGAGTGAGAATGTGAAGGTGGAGATCTATCAAGTCAGGGGTATCCATTCTTTAAACGTTGTGGTTCGCAACATCCTAGATGGTGGCGTGAACTGCTCGCGAAGAATTGATAGGCATGGAAAGACCATATCAGATGTCATATTGTGCCAACATGTCATTTTGCCTCCATGA
- the LOC116030193 gene encoding uncharacterized protein LOC116030193 isoform X1, with the protein MSFHIVNLYINHWVYQGFIESGDCGMPEIHDCVVRLRVNPRRRKDKVLIGCGAGFGGDRPFAALKLLQKVKELDYLVLECLAERTLAERYQSIKSGGKGYDPRISDWMQLLLPLAMERGVCIITNMGAKDPHGARDEVLRIAGRLGISITVGLAYQHKVTRSDLKDDLRDVDGDVSVYLGAAPIVECLERYRPNLVITSRVADAALFLAPMVYELGWNWDETMLLAQGSLASHLLECGCQLTGGYYMHPGDKHRNMSFQDLLDLSLPYVEVKYDGSVCVAKAESSGGVLNFSTCAEQLLYEVGDPGRYITPDVIVDFQDVVFQSLSKDRVLCTGAKPHVEAVPDKLLLLASKEKGWKGWGEISYGGYECVKRAEAAEFLVRSWMEEVYPGVNKHIISYIIGLDSLKAISMDNNLARNCEDIRLRMDGLFEEEEIAIQFTKEFTALYTNGPAGGGGVSTGCKKEIILEKGLVRREDVEWCITAKGMTSNAETASASSLQTVMLTSDNHESISQPVSREDTKSDFRDPLAPKCNCSPAPSGTKLPLYDIAHSRAGDKGNDLNFSIIPHFPPDIERLKAVITPDWVKEAVSSLLNPTSFLTSNDIERRDKWMSENVKVEIYQVRGIHSLNVVVRNILDGGVNCSRRIDRHGKTISDVILCQHVILPP; encoded by the exons ATGTCTTTTCATATCGTAAACCTTTATATCAATCATTGGGTTTATCAGGGTTTCATAGAAAGCGGAGATTGTGGTATGCCAGAGATTCATGACTGTGTTGTCAGGCTG AGGGTGAACCCTCGAAGGCGAAAAGATAAAGTTTTAATTGGTTGTGGTGCTGGTTTTGGAGGTGATCGACCATTTGCAGCTCTAAAGTTGCTTCAGAAGGTCAAGGAATTAGACTATCTAGTATTGGAGTGTTTGGCAGAACGTACCCTTGCTGAACGCTATCAGTCAATAAAATCTGGTGGCAAGGGCTATGATCCCCGTA TATCTGACTGGATGCAATTGCTCTTACCTTTGGCTATGGAGAGGGGAGTTTGCATTATTACCAACATGGGTGcaa AGGATCCACATGGTGCTCGTGATGAGGTTTTAAGAATCGCAGGCAGATTGGGTATCAGTATTACAGTTGGTCTGGCCTATCAGCATAAAGTCACTAGATCAG ATTTGAAGGATGACCTGAGAGATGTTGATGGT GATGTTAGTGTGTATCTGGGAGCAGCTCCCATTGTTGAATGCCTTGAGAGATATAGACCAAATCTTGTTATTACTTCTCGAGTAGCAGATGCCGCCTTGTTCTTGGCTCCAATG GTATATGAATTGGGTTGGAATTGGGATGAAACAATGCTGTTAGCCCAAGGTTCACTGGCTAGCCACCTGCTAGAGTGTGGTTGTCAGCTCACAGGAGGGTATTATATGCACCCAG GAGACAAACACCGAAACATGTCCTTCCAAGATCTCCTAGATTTGTCTCTCCCATATGTGGAAGTTAAATATGATGGGTCAGTATGTGTGGCAAAGGCAGAAAGTAGCGGTGGGGTTTTAAACTTTAGCACTTGTGCCGAGCAACTTCTGTATGAGGTTGGGGATCCTGGAAGATACATTACCCCAGATGTT ATTGTAGATTTCCAAGATGTTGTATTTCAATCATTGTCAAAGGATAGGGTCCTCTGCACTGGAGCAAAACCACATGTAGAAGCAGTACCTGATAAGTTGTTACTGCTGGCTTCAAAG GAAAAGGGGTGGAAAGGTTGGGGAGAGATATCCTATGGGGGTTATGAGTGTGTAAAACGTGCTGAAGCTGCCGAGTTCTTG GTAAGGTCATGGATGGAAGAAGTTTATCCCGGTGTCAACAAACATATAATTTCCTACATAATAGGTCTGGATAGCCTAAAAGCAATCAGCATGGACAATAACTTGGCAAGAAATTGTGAAGATATTAGGCTTAGGATGGATGGCCTAtttgaggaagaagaaataGCTATCCAGTTTACCAAAGAATTCACAGCTTTGTACACAAATGGCCCAGCTGGTGGTGGAGGTGTCAG TACCGGGTGCAAGAAAGAGATTATACTGGAGAAAGGATTG GTGAGACGTGAAGATGTTGAATGGTGTATCACGGCAAAGGGTATGACCTCAAACGCAGAGACTGCGAGTGCCAGCAGCCTCCAGACAGTGATGCTTACCAGTGATAACCACGAATCGATATCTCAACCAGTCTCTAGAGAAGACACCAAAAGTGATTTTAGAGATCCCCTAGCACCAAAGTGTAATTGCTCTCCAGCTCCATCTGGGACAAAGCTTCCCCTCTATGATATAGCACACAGCAGGGCTGGTGACAAGGGGAATGACCTCAACTTCTCCATTATCCCACATTTTCCACCAGATATCGAAAGGCTAAAGGCAGTTATAACCCCAGACTGGGTAAAGGAAGCTGTTTCTTCACTTCTAAACCCCACTTCATTTCTGACTTCAAATGATATTGAAAGAAGAGATAAATGGATGAGTGAGAATGTGAAGGTGGAGATCTATCAAGTCAGGGGTATCCATTCTTTAAACGTTGTGGTTCGCAACATCCTAGATGGTGGCGTGAACTGCTCGCGAAGAATTGATAGGCATGGAAAGACCATATCAGATGTCATATTGTGCCAACATGTCATTTTGCCTCCATGA